The region ATTAGTTTTTAGAAAGGGATCCTTAGAAGCGAAATTACTATTAAATAAAACTACAGGGAAATTATATGCATCCATTAAAGCTTCGAGAGAGTTACACTGAGATGGTGTTAAGTAATTATCGGAGTCAAGCGTTCTACTTCTGTTATCGACAGCTGTAAATGTCCCATTTCCTAAAAGAAATCCTAGATTTATATATTTATCATTAAATATATCTTCTAAAAATCCTCCTGTCCAACCTGTCATTTTTTGAACGTGAGAATCATGAGCCCAATAGACCATCTTTTTATTTGGCATTATTTTTTTATCCAAATAAGCAATGTTTACAGCCATTAAACTATCTCGAGTACGACTATACTTTAAACTACCTTCATGCTGTTCTAAATAATACGATTGAGATAATTCCTTTGCTGTCATTAATATATTTTCACTCTGATTAGAATTTTCTAATTCTTCTAATAGTTGCTTCGAAACATTAACCTTATCAGTAATTGCAAGACTATCGCTATTTAATTCGTTTAATAGTGTTGTGAAGTCGTCATTTTCTTTTAAGTTTTCAATTAATAGTTTTAATGCATTTCCCCCTGGTTGAGCATCGATACCTACAATTGAAATTTTATCAACGGAGTTTTTATTATAATCTTTCAGCCAGATAATAAACTCTTCAAATTCAGGGGTAAAATAACACCAAAACCTCAAATCTTTAATGACTTCTTTTAGATCTCCTGTTTTATTTTGTATGTAAGTGTTTAAATTGAAGGAGTTTGAGTAATAGTTTTCTAAGGCAATTGTGTTTACGCCATTATTTTTTATTAAAGATTTAATTGTTTCTATTTTGTAATTATAGATTTCTTTAGTGCCGTGTGTTGCTTCTCCTATTCCTATAATATGTGCTTCAGGTTTTATAGAATCAACATAATTTGAAATTTGTTTACCTTGTTTATTTGTTATGGGAGATACAAACGGTTGTAATGCTTTTTTTATTTCTTCAGTTTCTTCCTGATCTTTAAAAAAGACAATATCTTGGACTTTTTCTCCATCTATAATTAAACTGAAATCGTCAAACCAAGCACAACCTTGTCCTTGCATTAAGCCACTTAAAACAATTATATTAACATCATCTTCTATGCTAGTAGTAAGTGAAATTTTCGTCCAATCCTCACTTCCTTTCAGTATATTTTTGCTAAACTCAAAAACCAATGCGTTACCACTACTTCTTGTGTCTTTATACCCCATTAATCTAAGTATAGCACCACTATTATCACCAACCAAAGAATCTGTTTTTACCCATACAGATAATTCTAATTCTGATTCTTTTTGTATTTTAAGAGGAATTATTAATGACAGGTTAGCGAATGTAGTCGCGCTTTTATTTAAACCTTTAATGCGTACACTTCTTTTACCATCTTTAAATTCTGATAAATCAAAACTCATTAGATAATCTTTATCTGTCAGAAACATTAAATTTGGATCTGAATCTTCTAAACTATCACCCTCTAGATTAAACAAATCTGAGTTGAACATGGGTTCGCAGATATTAGTTTGATTTTTTTGACTGTAAATTAAATTTGAAAATAAAAGTAATGTGATTATCAGTTTATTTTTCATAGATATTGTAACTAGATGTCGATCAGTTAACTGAAACTTGAAGTTTTAATCATTATCTCAAAGCCTCTTCAATTGCACTTTCAAATAATTCGGATAGCGAAATTCCTGCTACAGCTGCTTGTTGTGGTAAAATACTTGCTTCAGTCATTCCTGGAACAGTATTAATTTCTAGCAGATGAGGTTCGTTATCTTTAAATATAAATTCGCTTCTAGAATATCCTTTCATTTTTAAAACTTCGTATACTTTTTTAGCTAGAGTATTTACCTTTTCTTCTTGCTCTGAAGTTAATCGTGCAGGCGTAATTTCTTGAGATTGCCCTAAATATTTAGCTTTATAATCAAAAAAATCATTTTCACTTACTATTTCAGTGATGGGAAGAACTTTAGTTTCTCCTTTATAAGTTATTACACCTACAGAAACCTCTATGCCGTCTAAAAACGATTCTATAATAATCTCATCGTCTTCCTTAAAAGCAATGTCTATAGAAGCCTTTAAATCTTCTTTTTTATATGCTTTTGTTACCCCAAAACTACTTCCTGCTTTATTAGCTTTAACAAAACAGGGTAAGCCAACCTTTTCTATAATTGCATCTTCATTAATAGTATCGCCTAAATTTAAATAGTAAGACTCTGCGGTTTGTATGCCATAAGGTTTTAAAATGCTTAAGCAATCACGTTTATTATAAGTTACGGCAGCTTGGTACATATCGCAGCTTGTTTGTGGTAAACTTAAGAGTTTAAAATACCCTTGTAATTGTCCGTCTTCGCCAGGTGCACCATGAATGGCATTAAAAACACAATCGAATAAGATTTTTTTACCATCAATTGTTACCGAAAAGTCATTTTTATCGATAGGAAATTCTTCATTAGTGTCATTCACATAAACCCATTTGTCTTTAAAAATATGGATTTTATATGCATTGTATTTAGAGGTGTCAAGTGATTGGTATATAACGTTTCCACTGGTTAGTGAGATTTCGAATTCACTAGTGTAACCACCCATAATGATCGCAATATTTTTTTTCATAATAGTAACAATTAAAGGAAATAATCGTTTAGCTAAAATATCATTTATTAATCAAAAGTAAAAACAGAACGGTTTTTATATCTTTGCCTTTCAAATTCTGTAACATGAGCTTTATAAAATTCCTTACTAGTAAAACATTTTTTCTTAATTTACTGTTAGCCGTAGTGGCTATTTTTGTATTAAGTTATCTAACTTTAAGATGGTTGGACAGTACAACCAAACATGGTGAGTTTGAAACTGTTCCTGATTTAACAGGAACTTCCATAAGCATAGCAAAAGCAGAGTTAGAAAAAAATAATTTAGTCATGCAAATTCAGGATTCTGCAAATTATAATCCAGACTATCCTAAATTTTCGGTTATAGAGCAAGACCCAAAACCTGGATTTAAAGTCAAAGAAAATAGAAAAATATACATAACACTTAATCCTTCTGGGTATAGAAAAGTGTTAGTGCCAGAATTAATAGACCGTACATTTAGACAAGCCAAGCCTACTTTAGAAGCTTTGGGCTTTCAGGTAGGTACTATTAGATATGAAGACAATATCGCAAAAGATATGGTTTTAGAAGTGTCGCATAATGGCGAAAAAATAAAACAAGGCGATATGCTACCTAAAACATCTAAAATAGATTTAGTATTAGGGAACGGTAATAGACCAGAATAAATTATGAGTGATTACACACCACAAAACGAAGAGGCAGAAGACGAGCTTT is a window of Formosa sediminum DNA encoding:
- a CDS encoding PASTA domain-containing protein, coding for MSFIKFLTSKTFFLNLLLAVVAIFVLSYLTLRWLDSTTKHGEFETVPDLTGTSISIAKAELEKNNLVMQIQDSANYNPDYPKFSVIEQDPKPGFKVKENRKIYITLNPSGYRKVLVPELIDRTFRQAKPTLEALGFQVGTIRYEDNIAKDMVLEVSHNGEKIKQGDMLPKTSKIDLVLGNGNRPE
- a CDS encoding erythromycin esterase family protein, producing MFNSDLFNLEGDSLEDSDPNLMFLTDKDYLMSFDLSEFKDGKRSVRIKGLNKSATTFANLSLIIPLKIQKESELELSVWVKTDSLVGDNSGAILRLMGYKDTRSSGNALVFEFSKNILKGSEDWTKISLTTSIEDDVNIIVLSGLMQGQGCAWFDDFSLIIDGEKVQDIVFFKDQEETEEIKKALQPFVSPITNKQGKQISNYVDSIKPEAHIIGIGEATHGTKEIYNYKIETIKSLIKNNGVNTIALENYYSNSFNLNTYIQNKTGDLKEVIKDLRFWCYFTPEFEEFIIWLKDYNKNSVDKISIVGIDAQPGGNALKLLIENLKENDDFTTLLNELNSDSLAITDKVNVSKQLLEELENSNQSENILMTAKELSQSYYLEQHEGSLKYSRTRDSLMAVNIAYLDKKIMPNKKMVYWAHDSHVQKMTGWTGGFLEDIFNDKYINLGFLLGNGTFTAVDNRSRTLDSDNYLTPSQCNSLEALMDAYNFPVVLFNSNFASKDPFLKTNLFNKYIVKRDVGALETIDQFTFMGDNPADLFDLLIYIKDSTPTKILK
- a CDS encoding D-alanine--D-alanine ligase produces the protein MKKNIAIIMGGYTSEFEISLTSGNVIYQSLDTSKYNAYKIHIFKDKWVYVNDTNEEFPIDKNDFSVTIDGKKILFDCVFNAIHGAPGEDGQLQGYFKLLSLPQTSCDMYQAAVTYNKRDCLSILKPYGIQTAESYYLNLGDTINEDAIIEKVGLPCFVKANKAGSSFGVTKAYKKEDLKASIDIAFKEDDEIIIESFLDGIEVSVGVITYKGETKVLPITEIVSENDFFDYKAKYLGQSQEITPARLTSEQEEKVNTLAKKVYEVLKMKGYSRSEFIFKDNEPHLLEINTVPGMTEASILPQQAAVAGISLSELFESAIEEALR